A part of bacterium genomic DNA contains:
- the secE gene encoding preprotein translocase subunit SecE: MARASDGVSGSALGKPVRVSPAGAPASGGVSTKGPDRPKTADRGSRPGRFQVRRVARLWAVAVQFLTDVRAEMNRVAWPDRQTVIASTIVVLFVLMVTAAYLAGWDFFFAQLFSYLFKR, encoded by the coding sequence ATGGCGCGCGCCAGCGACGGCGTTTCCGGATCTGCGCTCGGCAAGCCGGTGCGAGTCTCCCCGGCAGGGGCACCCGCGTCCGGGGGCGTCTCCACGAAGGGCCCGGACCGTCCGAAGACGGCGGACCGGGGATCCCGGCCGGGGCGGTTCCAGGTTCGACGAGTGGCGCGTCTGTGGGCCGTGGCCGTGCAGTTTCTCACCGATGTCCGGGCGGAGATGAATCGGGTCGCCTGGCCGGACCGTCAAACCGTCATAGCCTCGACGATCGTCGTGTTGTTCGTCCTCATGGTGACAGCAGCGTATCTGGCCGGGTGGGACTTCTTTTTCGCGCAGCTGTTCAGTTATCTCTTTAAACGCTAG
- the rpmG gene encoding 50S ribosomal protein L33, producing MPRDIITLACTECKRRNYTTTKNKKNTPDRVEHSKYCRWCRKHTAHRETR from the coding sequence ATGCCGCGCGATATCATCACTTTGGCGTGTACGGAGTGCAAGCGTCGGAACTACACGACGACGAAGAACAAGAAGAACACCCCCGATCGCGTCGAGCACAGCAAGTACTGCCGGTGGTGTCGAAAGCATACCGCGCACCGGGAGACGCGCTAA
- the tuf gene encoding elongation factor Tu (EF-Tu; promotes GTP-dependent binding of aminoacyl-tRNA to the A-site of ribosomes during protein biosynthesis; when the tRNA anticodon matches the mRNA codon, GTP hydrolysis results; the inactive EF-Tu-GDP leaves the ribosome and release of GDP is promoted by elongation factor Ts; many prokaryotes have two copies of the gene encoding EF-Tu), which produces EMVMPGDNVTMEAALITPIALEEGQRFAVREGGRTVGAGVVAKILD; this is translated from the coding sequence GGAGATGGTGATGCCGGGGGACAACGTGACGATGGAGGCGGCGTTGATCACGCCGATCGCGTTGGAGGAAGGGCAGCGGTTCGCGGTGCGGGAGGGGGGCCGGACGGTGGGCGCGGGGGTCGTGGCCAAGATCCTCGACTAA
- the rplJ gene encoding 50S ribosomal protein L10 has product MADPRPEKVAVVEDLERRLRASQVVILTDYRGLTVDEIGALRGRLREANIEYRVAKNTLLAIAAERCGYKDLSQFLSGPTAVVFGQDDPSVPARLLQEFIRQYRKLEIKGGVVSGEALDAAGMRALAILPTRIELLARTVGMIQAPLRMMVSVLSAPARGLVTALDALRAKLEAEGGGSAPEAATAPEVATPGGATTPEAATAPEAATAPGAVTAPEAATAPEAATAPAESAPATPAEVAPAEGTA; this is encoded by the coding sequence ATGGCGGACCCGAGGCCCGAGAAAGTCGCGGTGGTCGAAGACCTAGAACGCCGTCTCCGGGCATCGCAGGTGGTCATCCTGACAGACTACCGGGGGCTCACCGTGGATGAGATCGGTGCGCTGCGGGGCCGGCTCCGGGAGGCCAACATCGAGTACCGGGTCGCCAAGAACACCCTGCTCGCCATCGCCGCCGAACGGTGCGGGTACAAGGACCTCTCCCAGTTCCTCTCCGGACCCACCGCGGTCGTGTTCGGGCAGGACGATCCCAGCGTACCAGCGCGTCTGCTTCAAGAGTTCATCCGGCAGTATCGAAAGCTGGAGATCAAAGGCGGAGTGGTGTCGGGAGAGGCGCTGGACGCCGCCGGCATGCGCGCCCTGGCGATCCTGCCGACTCGTATCGAGTTGCTGGCAAGGACGGTCGGGATGATCCAGGCGCCGCTGAGGATGATGGTGTCAGTGCTCAGCGCTCCGGCGCGTGGGCTGGTGACCGCGCTCGACGCGCTGCGCGCGAAGCTTGAGGCGGAGGGTGGAGGGAGCGCACCGGAGGCCGCAACCGCACCAGAAGTCGCGACACCAGGGGGCGCGACCACACCAGAAGCCGCGACCGCACCAGAAGCCGCGACCGCACCAGGGGCCGTGACCGCGCCGGAAGCCGCAACTGCACCGGAGGCCGCGACCGCCCCGGCTGAGTCTGCGCCGGCCACCCCGGCTGAGGTTGCGCCGGCCGAGGGAACCGCATAG
- the nusG gene encoding transcription termination/antitermination protein NusG, with product MVETPPGLEDQPPAARDGRAWFVIHTYSGYENKVRTNLERRVASMAMNEKIFRVLVPTEDEIEVKDGKRRIAKKKVFPGYVLVEMLMDDDSWYVVRNTPGVTGFVGSGSKPLPLQDREVKAILRQLGDETPKFRITYQKGSSVRINSGPFMDFSGIVDEILPEKEKVRVLVSIFGRETPVELDFAQVEKI from the coding sequence GTGGTCGAGACCCCCCCCGGTCTCGAAGATCAGCCCCCGGCTGCGCGCGATGGCCGCGCATGGTTCGTGATTCACACGTACTCAGGATATGAGAACAAGGTGCGGACCAATCTGGAGCGCCGTGTGGCGTCCATGGCGATGAACGAAAAGATCTTCCGGGTCCTCGTCCCGACCGAAGACGAGATCGAAGTCAAGGATGGAAAACGGCGGATCGCCAAGAAGAAGGTCTTCCCCGGATATGTCCTCGTCGAGATGCTGATGGACGACGACTCCTGGTACGTAGTGCGGAACACCCCCGGCGTGACGGGATTCGTGGGGTCGGGGAGCAAGCCGTTGCCCCTGCAGGATCGCGAGGTCAAGGCGATTCTCCGGCAACTCGGCGATGAGACCCCCAAGTTCCGGATCACCTATCAAAAGGGATCGTCGGTCCGCATCAACTCCGGTCCGTTTATGGACTTCAGCGGGATCGTCGATGAGATTCTCCCTGAGAAGGAAAAGGTGCGCGTGCTGGTGTCGATCTTTGGGCGCGAGACCCCGGTCGAACTGGATTTCGCGCAGGTGGAGAAGATCTAG
- the rplA gene encoding 50S ribosomal protein L1, which yields MANHGKRYREAAKLIPEGQSFDPQAAVSLLKQMPATKFDQTIEVSMRLGIDSKQADQQVRGTVVLPHGTGKSVRLLVFAKGEKVKEAQEAGADYVGLEEYVEKIQGGWLEFDVAAAAPDVMNVVGRLGRVLGPRGLMPNPKAGTVTFDLARAVREIKAGKIEYRVDKFGILHVPVGKASFSEQALLENLNTLLTAVIRAKPAASKGQYLKSISLSGTMTPGIPIDPAKTAALAVAGAA from the coding sequence ATGGCGAATCATGGGAAGCGGTATCGAGAAGCAGCGAAGCTCATCCCCGAGGGGCAGTCGTTCGATCCCCAGGCCGCGGTGTCGCTGCTCAAGCAGATGCCGGCGACAAAATTTGACCAGACTATCGAGGTCAGCATGAGGCTCGGGATCGATTCGAAGCAGGCCGATCAACAGGTGCGGGGGACTGTAGTGCTGCCCCATGGGACCGGTAAATCCGTGCGCCTCCTGGTGTTTGCCAAGGGGGAAAAGGTCAAAGAGGCGCAGGAGGCCGGCGCCGATTACGTCGGGCTCGAGGAATACGTGGAGAAGATCCAGGGCGGCTGGCTCGAATTTGACGTGGCCGCTGCGGCGCCCGACGTCATGAACGTGGTCGGGCGGTTGGGTCGCGTGCTCGGCCCGCGGGGCCTCATGCCCAACCCGAAGGCCGGGACCGTCACGTTTGATCTGGCCCGGGCGGTGCGGGAGATCAAGGCCGGCAAGATCGAGTATCGGGTAGACAAGTTCGGGATCCTCCACGTCCCCGTGGGCAAAGCGTCGTTTTCGGAGCAGGCCCTGCTCGAGAATCTCAACACGTTGCTGACCGCGGTGATCCGGGCGAAGCCGGCGGCGAGCAAGGGTCAGTACCTCAAGAGCATCAGCCTGTCCGGGACGATGACGCCGGGCATCCCGATCGATCCGGCCAAGACGGCGGCGCTGGCGGTGGCAGGAGCAGCGTAG
- the rplK gene encoding 50S ribosomal protein L11 — MMKKVVAIVKLQIPAGKATPAPPVGPALGQHGVNIMEFCKTYNERTARQAGTIVPVEITVFADRTFTFVTKTPPASVLLKKAAGLEKGSGEPNKKKLGKVTRRQIQEIAETKLQDLNTKDLQAAMRMIEGTARSMGIEVG; from the coding sequence ATCATGAAAAAGGTTGTCGCGATCGTCAAGCTCCAAATCCCGGCGGGCAAAGCGACCCCGGCCCCGCCCGTCGGACCGGCGTTGGGCCAGCACGGCGTCAACATCATGGAGTTCTGCAAAACGTACAACGAGAGGACCGCGCGCCAGGCCGGCACGATCGTCCCCGTCGAGATCACGGTCTTCGCGGACCGGACGTTTACCTTCGTCACCAAGACCCCACCCGCGTCCGTGCTCCTCAAGAAGGCCGCGGGGCTGGAGAAGGGCTCGGGCGAACCCAACAAAAAGAAGCTCGGGAAGGTGACCCGCCGCCAGATCCAGGAGATCGCTGAGACGAAGCTCCAGGATCTGAACACGAAAGATTTGCAGGCGGCGATGCGGATGATCGAGGGGACAGCACGCAGCATGGGCATCGAGGTCGGGTAA